ATGAGAAAGCCTCGGCGGTGGAAGTCGCGGCAACGGTTAAAGGCAGCGGCAAGACCGGCTTTGAGATGGAGGCGTTAACTGCCGTGGCCATAAGCGGGCTGACCATTTATGACATGTGCAAGACCGTAGACCAGACGCTACGGCTGGATAATATCCGCCTCATCAAGAAAAGCGGCGGCAAAAGCGGCACCATCTCGCTAGAATAAAGCAGACAGACATTACCGTCAAGTCAAAGATTAAAACTTAAAAATCAAAATGACAACTCAAAAGTCAAAAGTGAAGGCACACTTTCGTCTCTATTCGCTTCTAAGGTACAAGAGTATTTTTGCATTTTTATCTGTCATTTCCCATTTTGATATTTGATATTTGATTTACATATTTAGTCCAAAACCGTTGACTTGACCCAGCGGGCGGGGTATACTTTGACACAATACAACTGTTGGGGGGTGTGACATGAAACTATCCTGCCTGCAAGAAAACCTGAGTAAAGGGTTAGGCATAGTTAGCCGGGCCGTAGCCACAAGAAGTACCTTACCTATCACTCAGAATGTCTTAATAGCCACTGACCAATCCCGTCTTAAGCTAGCTGCTACCAATTTGGAGATTGCCATCAGTTGCTGGGTTGGTGCCAAAATAGAGGAGGAAGGTGCCATCACCATCCCCGCCCGACTTTTGACTGAGTTCATCAGCTCTCTCCCCAACGATAAAATTGACATTGCTCTTACTCAGCGCACCCTGCAACTCAATTGTGCTCGTTTTGAGGCTCGGATCAATGGTCTCGATGCTCAGGATTTTCCGCCCATTCCTCAGGTCAGCGATGGCATAGCCACCAAAATTGAGATTGAAGCCTTGAGGGAAGGGATTAGCCAGGTCACATTTGCCGCAGCTACCGAAGAATCCCGCCCCGTGCTTACCGGGAACCAGCTTGAATTTGATGGAGATAAGCTGGCTCTGGCGGCGGCTGATGGCTTTAGATTGGCTGTCCATAATACCTCTCTGCTGGAGCCAGTTAAAAACAAAACTGCCATAATCGTGCCGGCGCGAGCCTTGAACGAATTAAGCCGCTTTCTCACTGACCAGGAAGAGCCGGTTGAAATCACAGTAAATCAGCAAAAGAGCCAGGTACTATTCAAGCTCAAGAACATAGAGATGGTTTCTCAGCTTATCCAGGGCACATTCCCCAACTACTCGCAGCTCATCCCGCAAAGTTATGTGACCCGAGCTGTTGTTGATGTGGCTGAGTTCTTGCGAGCCATCAGGATGGCCTCCATTTTCGCCCGCGATGGCAGCGGCATCGTCCGGCTGGTCGTTACCCCCGGCGTCGAGCTTACTCCAGGTAAAATGAATATCTCAGCCCGAGCTGAAGAGGTCGGTGATAACGTTGGCGAGATTGACGCCTTGATTGACGGCGAGGCGGCTAAGATTGCCTTCAATGCCAAATACCTCTCCGATGTCCTGTCTGTCCTGCGCCAAAAGCAAGTCGCTTTGGAAACCACCACTTCCTCCAGTCCCGGCGTCCTCCGCCCCGTCGGCGTCGACAACTACGTCCACGTCGTCATGCCCATGTTTGTCCAGTGGTAGAAAACCAACCGCTATCCTGGCGAACGTAACTGCAACCTTTTAAGGTTGTCCAGTGAACAGGCTTTAGCCTCGCAACTACTTCAAGCCAAACGAAAGAAGACAGAAGGAGTATCATGGCCAAAGTTAATACTGTGCTGGGTCCAGTTTCCGCAGATGAGCTGGGCGTTACGCTGATTCATGAGCATCTGACTTTTGGTTATCTGGGATGGGACTGCGATGCATTGGCTCCACCGTATGACCGGGAAGCTGCCGCCAAGGCTTGCGTAGGCGCTTTGAAGGGAGCTAAGGCTTATGGGCTGAAGACGATGGTTGATGCTACTGCCAGCGACGCCGGCAGGGATATAGAGCTGCAGAAGATTGTCTCCGAGAGATTGGGTATAAATATCATCTGTGCTACAGGTTTTTATACGGAGAAATATGGGAAGCCCGGATACCTCAAGTTTCGAAGCCAGATGTATGATATCACCGCTGAAGTCTGCGAGACATTTGTTAAGGAGATTACACAGGGCATTGGAAATACGGGAGTGAAGGCGGGTGTCATTAAGGCAGCCACGGGACATGCCAAGATAACGCCTTATGAGGAGAGGATACTTAAGGCGGTGGCTAGGGCGCAGAAAGAGACAGGTGTGCCTATAATAACACACACTGAGGCTGGAACCATGGGGCCAGAGCAGGCCGAGCTGCTCATCTCCGAAGGTGCTGACCCCAGGCGTATAGTTATCGGGCACATGTGCGGCAATGCCGACCTGAAATACCATCTCTCCGTCCTGGAAAAGGGAGTGAACATAGCCTTTGACCGGCTGGGTATCGACATGCTCTTCCCGGATAAGCTGAGGCAGGCTTGCCTCATTGGTCTGATTGGCGTCGGCTACGGCGACAGAATTCTGCTGTCTCAGGATTACGCGGCATACTGGCTGGGCCGTCCCTTCGAGTTTCCAGAGGCGGCAAAGCCACTTATGGCCAACTGGTCCTACGTGCATGTCTTCAATAACATCATCCCAACACTGAAAGAGGCGGGAGTCAGTGAGGACAAGATTAATACCATGATGGTGGAAAACCCACGGGGACTATTCGGTGGCGAATAGCTTGAATCGAGAACTGTTTAAGGCGAACCCGGCTGCGTTTCTGGAGGAGGCGATTAAAGAGTATGTGGCTACAAGCCCGGGCAACCGCTTTCAGTCCTTTGGTGACGGTCAGTTTTTCGATGAGCCATTGGTTGGTTTTGCCCATGGCGATGACACCATCTTTCAGGACTATAAAGCAATAATAGGTGATTTCCACCTTACCCCGCGTGAGGCTCTGGAAAGGTACCTTGAATCCAAAGAGGGCAGCCAAGAGCACCCATCCCAAGTGAGCGTAATCTCCTTTATCCTGCCTGTTACCTACGAGACACGGCTGAGTTTGCGCCAGGAAACCGTGGTCCCCTCTCTGAGGTGGAACCACACCCGCTGGCATGGTCAGGACTTCATCAATGAGCTATCACGCTATGTGGTATCTCTATTGGAGAGCTTAGGCTACCAGGCTATAGCCTTGGAGTTGGCAGATTTTTATGAGCTGAAGAGCCTGCCCGAGGGATTTGCATCCAACTGGTCGCAGAGACACATTGCCTACGCCGCTGGCTTGGGGACTTTCAGCCTCAGTGACGGCTTCATTACACCGAGAGGAATTGCCATGCGCTGCGGCAGTGTGGTAACCGATGCAAAGCTACCACCCAGCCCTAGGTCGTACAAAGACCATTTGGCCAACTGCCTTTTCTACAGTGATGGCTCATGTCGGCGTTGTATAGAACGATGCCCTGCTGATGCTATCAGCGAGCAGGGGCACGACAAGAACAAATGTCAGGAGTTCATGTTTATCAAGCAGAAAGCTATGCTCAAGAAATTGGGAAGAGGAGAAGGTTATATCGGCCGCTACCAGGGCTGTGGCCTATGTCAGACGAAGGTGCCCTGCGAAGCCAGGATACCGCCCAAAGTCCGGGATAAGGGCCGATAGAACGTAGGGACAGGTCTTTAGACCTGTCCGATAAAGGCGGACAGACCTGAAGGTCTGTCCCTACATTAATGGCTCGGGGGGATTGAGATATGAGTGACGTTGAAAAAGCTGTTTCCTGCTTTAATGAAGGTTTCATGTGTTCTCAGGCGGTACTTACAGCGTACGCCGGACAATGCGGCTTGGACCATGAAACTGCCTTGAAAGTCAGTGCTGCCTTTGGAGGGGGCATGGGTCGGATGGGCGAAACATGTGGGGCGGTAACTGGAGCCTTTATGGTCATAGGCCTTAAATACGGTCGGACAACGGTTCAGGATACACAGTCACACGAAAAGACTAACCGGCTTGTTAAGGAATTTGTGGACAGGTTTAAGTCTCTTAATGGCTCAATTGTATGCCGGGAATTGCTCGGCTGTGATTTAAGCACTCCTGATGGTTTGAAAATTTTTGTGGATAATAAGCTCCGTGATACACTTTGTTCCAAACTTGTCCGGGAGGCGGCGGAGATTGTGGAGCAGTTATTAGTATAGGTAGCATCCTATGTTTCAAAAGCCTAAGCTGCTGTTACTCGGGATTGTTTGACAGGGACAGACTTTTACAGTTCAATACCCAAAACTACCGAAGTCTCAATCTGACGCTGGGGGATATCCCAATACCTCATCAGTAGCTCGTCTTTATCAGGCATGAGTCTAAACCCCTGCCTTTGGTAGAATTCTATTGCCCACGTGGCATCTGCCCAGGTACCCACGAGCAACTGCTTGGTCTTTGTCATCTGCTTCAGGTGGTCGAGAAGCCTGGTGCCGATGCCCTTTCTCTGGCAGTCAGGTGATACATAGGCGTGCCTGATGAGCGTCACGTCTTCAATCGGCTGAAATCCCATGACACCGACCAACCCCTTTTCATCTTCCCAACCGAAGAAATTCATGCTGCGCATCTCTCTTTGGAGCTCTTCTTTCGGCATGTATGGCTCGTGGTAGCAGTCGTCGGGAATAGCGCCCTTGTAGACGCGAGATGCACGGTTTATGATGTCGTGAATGCTATTTGCGTCTTTGTAGGAAAGTTCTCTGATCATCTGCTGGGATTGAATCGGAATGCAATTACCAGTATGATACTATCCACGGCAGTGGAAGTTCAACCGCAGTCGCCAGTGGTGGAAGTGACCTATTGACAGGGGAGAGGTTATGGTTTATGCTAAGCCTTGTAATGCGAGGTATAACCTTGCATGTAGCTAGGGGGCATCTGTAGAGTGGAGATATTTTATTTTGCATTGCTCGTTGTGCTAGCTTTTTGGCTTGGCGCTTGTCCCTTTTCATTGTGGGTGGGGAAGTGGCTGTTAGGTAAGGACATAAGAGATTATGGAGATGGTAATCCCGGTGCATTTAATGTTCTGCGAGCCGGAGGCCGTAAGGCGTTTGCCCTGGCCATGTTTCTGGATATAGGCAAAGGCATCCCTTTTGTAGCCCTGGCACATTATTACTTTGAGCTGCCTATGGCTATGGTGATGGCGGTGGGGCTGAGCGCCATATTGGGTCATGCTTTTACCCCAATACTACGGTTCAATGGAGGTAAGGCGCTGGCGGTCACTGGCGGTGTCCTGTTAGCGCTACCGCAACATGAGATGTTCATTTCAGTTGTCATCTTCATGTTATTGGGTTTTCTTTTGATAAATGTTGATGCTTGGCGGGTGATGTTCGGTATGGCAGCCACATTGATTTACTTGGTGGTTGCGAAAGGAGTATCATTAGAACCGCTGTTCGTGCTATGTGCGATAGCCATACTGGTGGTAAAACACTTTGACGATTTGAAAACTAGGCCAAGATTGAAGGGTAAGCTTATCACTTGGCTTCGGGGAAGGAAAGCGGCGAACTTGGGCCGCTCATAGCGGGTAGTGAGATAATGTTGTATCAGATAGTAATTGCTGTCTTGCTGGTTATCTTTGCGATTAATCTCATTCTTAATTTGAGATCGCTCAGGATGCCGGATATTGATAGTAAGATACCTGAACCAGCGCCTCTTATTTCGGTGCTTATTCCTGCTCGGAACGAAGAAGAAAACATAGAAACCTGCTTAAAGTCCTTGCAGAAACAGGACTATCCCAACTTTGAGATTATAGTTTTAGACGATAACTCCACGGACCGCACGGCTGAGCTTGTGGAGCTGATAGCGGCTAAGGATGACCGTATCAGGCTGGTAAGAGGCGAACCACTTGCTGAGGGCTGGGCAGGTAAGCCGTTCGCCTGCTACCAGCTTGCCGAAAAGGCCAGAGGTTCCTGGCTGCTGTTTATTGATGCTGATACCACACATGCTCCGCATATGCTGCGCAGCACACTGGCGCTGGCTCTTGAACTTAAACCCTCCATGCTTTCTGGATTTCCCCGCCAGATGGCTGAATCCCTTCCTGAGAAGATAGCCATGCCAGTATTGTACTTTGTCATTATGAGCTTTCTGCCATTATGGTGGGTGCATCGCTCCAAAGGGCATAGGCCATCGCTTACCATCGGTCAATTCATCCTATTTCCCAGAGAAGATTACTGGCGTATTGGCGGACACATGGCAGTGCAAGATAAAATACTGGAGGATGTGTGGCTAGGTGTTGAAACAGTTCGGCATGGTGGTCGGCATATAGCTATTGATTTATCTACAGTGTTCTATTGTCGCATGTACCGGGATGTGGGGAGAATGTGGGAGGGATTTGTCAAGTGGATATATTCAGTGGCGGCGTTATCACCGGTAGCGCTGGTTGGGCTGTTAGCTGCTGGCTTTGTTTTCTATCTAGCCCCGTTCTACTGGCTGTGGAGTGCCTATTTTTCGATGGCGGCTCCCACCGATTGGCGATTCATCGTTGCTTTCCAAGTAGTCATGATTATATTTATGCGCTGGCTGGTGGAGCATCATTTTAGACAATCGCTTCTTTCCACCTTCTTGCATCCGCTTGGTTTTTCATTCCTTTTCGCGGCTGGTCTATATGGTGGTTGGCGAGAAGTGGTTGGTCTGGGTGTCCGTTGGAAGGATCGCCTGTACGGCGCGACGTCTGGCGTCAAGTAAAATAAAATCAAGTTAAACCCTCCTAACCGTTTAAGCTCAGCTAAATGAAAAGTTTGATATTGGCTAGCGGCTTCGGAACAAGGCTCTATCCGCTCACTGTCATTAAAGCAAAAGGCCTGCTCGATTACAAGGGCAAAGCATTAATAAGCCACGTTGTGGACAAGATTCCGCAGGATATAGATATTCTGGTTAACACTAACAAAAAGTTCGAAGCTGATTTCCGCCGCTGGCAGGAGAGCATTAGCAGGGTAGTGACCCTGTGTGTCGAGCCGGTCTTTACTGAGGAGCAGGCATTTGGTGCTGTAGGTTCTCTGGATTACTGGATTAGAGCCAAAAACATAGCTGATGACCTATTGGTCATCGCCAGCGATAACTATTTTGAGTTCGACCTGCGTCAGTTCATCGCCGCTTACAATGGTAAGGATACCTTGGTAGCTGTTTATGATATCGGCGACAAAAACAAAGCCAGCCAATATGGTGTTGTCCTTTTGGATGGGCATAGGATAGCCGAACTTGAGGAAAAGCCAGCGCAGCCTGCATCTAGCCTTGTGGCTATCGCCTGTTACATTTTCCCCCCGCGAGTATTCTCTCTCTTATCTCAGTTCTATGCCCAGGGCAAGAGGGACAATCTGGGCAACTTCATCGCTTACCTTATAGAAACAGATGAAGTCCATGCTTACACTTTCAGTGAGCTATGGATTGACATTGGCAGCATCGACGTCTACCAGTCGCTCCAACAAGCCGGCTCTTAGATATCTGAGAACAGCTAGCTTTAGTTGACTCCCTTGCTCTGCTAATCTGGCTTCTGATTTTACAAAAGTTTTACACAGAGACAAAACTGCGGTAACACCCTATGATTATACTGATCGCACTTTTAGCTGCTTGCCTTTGAAAGGAGCGAGCAAAAGAGGCAAATGATGAGCAAGGAACTTATGGCTATTTTCAGT
This is a stretch of genomic DNA from Chloroflexota bacterium. It encodes these proteins:
- a CDS encoding GNAT family N-acetyltransferase; translation: MIRELSYKDANSIHDIINRASRVYKGAIPDDCYHEPYMPKEELQREMRSMNFFGWEDEKGLVGVMGFQPIEDVTLIRHAYVSPDCQRKGIGTRLLDHLKQMTKTKQLLVGTWADATWAIEFYQRQGFRLMPDKDELLMRYWDIPQRQIETSVVLGIEL
- the dnaN gene encoding DNA polymerase III subunit beta is translated as MKLSCLQENLSKGLGIVSRAVATRSTLPITQNVLIATDQSRLKLAATNLEIAISCWVGAKIEEEGAITIPARLLTEFISSLPNDKIDIALTQRTLQLNCARFEARINGLDAQDFPPIPQVSDGIATKIEIEALREGISQVTFAAATEESRPVLTGNQLEFDGDKLALAAADGFRLAVHNTSLLEPVKNKTAIIVPARALNELSRFLTDQEEPVEITVNQQKSQVLFKLKNIEMVSQLIQGTFPNYSQLIPQSYVTRAVVDVAEFLRAIRMASIFARDGSGIVRLVVTPGVELTPGKMNISARAEEVGDNVGEIDALIDGEAAKIAFNAKYLSDVLSVLRQKQVALETTTSSSPGVLRPVGVDNYVHVVMPMFVQW
- a CDS encoding C_GCAxxG_C_C family protein; its protein translation is MSDVEKAVSCFNEGFMCSQAVLTAYAGQCGLDHETALKVSAAFGGGMGRMGETCGAVTGAFMVIGLKYGRTTVQDTQSHEKTNRLVKEFVDRFKSLNGSIVCRELLGCDLSTPDGLKIFVDNKLRDTLCSKLVREAAEIVEQLLV
- a CDS encoding epoxyqueuosine reductase yields the protein MEEAIKEYVATSPGNRFQSFGDGQFFDEPLVGFAHGDDTIFQDYKAIIGDFHLTPREALERYLESKEGSQEHPSQVSVISFILPVTYETRLSLRQETVVPSLRWNHTRWHGQDFINELSRYVVSLLESLGYQAIALELADFYELKSLPEGFASNWSQRHIAYAAGLGTFSLSDGFITPRGIAMRCGSVVTDAKLPPSPRSYKDHLANCLFYSDGSCRRCIERCPADAISEQGHDKNKCQEFMFIKQKAMLKKLGRGEGYIGRYQGCGLCQTKVPCEARIPPKVRDKGR
- a CDS encoding glycerol-3-phosphate acyltransferase yields the protein MCRVEIFYFALLVVLAFWLGACPFSLWVGKWLLGKDIRDYGDGNPGAFNVLRAGGRKAFALAMFLDIGKGIPFVALAHYYFELPMAMVMAVGLSAILGHAFTPILRFNGGKALAVTGGVLLALPQHEMFISVVIFMLLGFLLINVDAWRVMFGMAATLIYLVVAKGVSLEPLFVLCAIAILVVKHFDDLKTRPRLKGKLITWLRGRKAANLGRS
- a CDS encoding phosphotriesterase, with the protein product MMAKVNTVLGPVSADELGVTLIHEHLTFGYLGWDCDALAPPYDREAAAKACVGALKGAKAYGLKTMVDATASDAGRDIELQKIVSERLGINIICATGFYTEKYGKPGYLKFRSQMYDITAEVCETFVKEITQGIGNTGVKAGVIKAATGHAKITPYEERILKAVARAQKETGVPIITHTEAGTMGPEQAELLISEGADPRRIVIGHMCGNADLKYHLSVLEKGVNIAFDRLGIDMLFPDKLRQACLIGLIGVGYGDRILLSQDYAAYWLGRPFEFPEAAKPLMANWSYVHVFNNIIPTLKEAGVSEDKINTMMVENPRGLFGGE
- a CDS encoding nucleotidyltransferase family protein is translated as MKSLILASGFGTRLYPLTVIKAKGLLDYKGKALISHVVDKIPQDIDILVNTNKKFEADFRRWQESISRVVTLCVEPVFTEEQAFGAVGSLDYWIRAKNIADDLLVIASDNYFEFDLRQFIAAYNGKDTLVAVYDIGDKNKASQYGVVLLDGHRIAELEEKPAQPASSLVAIACYIFPPRVFSLLSQFYAQGKRDNLGNFIAYLIETDEVHAYTFSELWIDIGSIDVYQSLQQAGS
- a CDS encoding glycosyltransferase translates to MASGKESGELGPLIAGSEIMLYQIVIAVLLVIFAINLILNLRSLRMPDIDSKIPEPAPLISVLIPARNEEENIETCLKSLQKQDYPNFEIIVLDDNSTDRTAELVELIAAKDDRIRLVRGEPLAEGWAGKPFACYQLAEKARGSWLLFIDADTTHAPHMLRSTLALALELKPSMLSGFPRQMAESLPEKIAMPVLYFVIMSFLPLWWVHRSKGHRPSLTIGQFILFPREDYWRIGGHMAVQDKILEDVWLGVETVRHGGRHIAIDLSTVFYCRMYRDVGRMWEGFVKWIYSVAALSPVALVGLLAAGFVFYLAPFYWLWSAYFSMAAPTDWRFIVAFQVVMIIFMRWLVEHHFRQSLLSTFLHPLGFSFLFAAGLYGGWREVVGLGVRWKDRLYGATSGVK